The proteins below come from a single Miscanthus floridulus cultivar M001 chromosome 1, ASM1932011v1, whole genome shotgun sequence genomic window:
- the LOC136495695 gene encoding mitochondrial import inner membrane translocase subunit TIM17-2-like: MTSSPDLNGQPCPDRILEDVGNTFGMGAVGGSLFHFVKGLRDSPNGHRLAGGATAVRMNAPRIGGNFAVWGSLFSTFDCAMVYARKKEDPWNSIVAGAATGGLLQLRKGILATGRGAVFGGVFLALIEGAGIMLNRTMANPPPPEDLMMQQEYPAGQDPAAQYVPPGFLGVPPAAPIVVEEVPVADSGRAGWFGGLFGRKQQDKVASGDRRSDELELDLPSTAVPSFD; encoded by the coding sequence ATGACGAGCTCGCCGGATTTGAACGGGCAGCCGTGCCCGGACCGCATCCTCGAGGACGTCGGCAACACCTTCGGGATGGGAGCCGTGGGCGGCTCCCTCTTCCACTTCGTCAAGGGCCTCCGCGACTCCCCCAACGGCCACCGCCTCGCGGGCGGCGCCACGGCCGTCCGCATGAACGCGCCGCGCATCGGGGGCAACTTCGCCGTCTGGGGCAGCCTCTTCTCCACCTTCGACTGCGCCATGGTCTACGCGCGCAAGAAGGAGGACCCCTGGAACTCCATCGTCGCCGGCGCCGCGACCGGGGGCCTCCTCCAGCTGCGCAAGGGCATCCTAGCCACCGGAAGGGGCGCCGTGTTCGGGGGCGTGTTCCTCGCGCTCATCGAGGGTGCCGGGATCATGCTCAACCGCACCATGGCTAACCCGCCTCCGCCGGAGGACCTGATGATGCAGCAGGAGTACCCAGCAGGACAGGATCCTGCTGCCCAGTACGTGCCGCCTGGCTTCCTCGGAGTGCCGCCGGCGGCGCCGATCGTGGTCGAGGAGGTTCCGGTCGCTGACTCTGGCCGTGCTGGGTGGTTTGGCGGTTTGTTTGGGAGGAAGCAGCAGGACAAGGTTGCTAGTGGTGATCGCAGGTCTGACGAGCTGGAGTTGGATTTGCCCAGCACCGCTGTTCCCTCCTTCGATTAA
- the LOC136495706 gene encoding mitochondrial import inner membrane translocase subunit TIM17-2-like, giving the protein MTTPETGREPCPDRILDDVGGAFGMGAVGGSLFHFVKGLYNSPNGHRLAGGATSARMLAPRLGGSFAVWGGLFSTFDCALVYARAKEDPWNSIAAGAATGGLLAVRQGLLASGRSALFGGALLALIEGAGIMLNRIGVVPPPPPDDLLQYPGQDPGQYAPPPSFLGVPPAPPIDVQKVPVTESGGPTGWFGGLFGKKQQDTVAVGDRKKSEVLEMELSRTAVPSFDYK; this is encoded by the coding sequence ATGACCACTCCAGAGACGGGGCGGGAGCCCTGCCCGGACCGCATCCTCGACGACGTCGGCGGCGCTTTCGGAATGGGCGCCGTAGGCGGCTCCCTCTTCCACTTCGTCAAGGGCCTCTACAACTCCCCCAACGGCCACCGCCTCGCCGGGGGCGCCACATCCGCGCGCATGCTCGCGCCTCGCCTCGGCGGCAGCTTCGCCGTCTGGGGCGGCCTCTTCTCCACCTTCGACTGCGCCCTCGTCTACGCCCGCGCCAAGGAGGACCCCTGGAACTCcatcgccgccggcgccgccacggGTGGCCTGCTCGCCGTGCGACAGGGCCTCCTCGCCTCCGGAAGGTCCGCACTCTTTGGCGGCGCCCTCCTCGCGCTCATCGAGGGTGCCGGGATCATGCTCAACCGCATTGGGGtcgtcccgccgccgccgccggacgaCCTGCTGCAGTATCCCGGACAGGATCCCGGCCAGTATGCACCACCACCTAGTTTCCTGGGagtgccgccggcgccgccgatcGATGTCCAGAAGGTCCCGGTCACTGAGTCTGGCGGCCCGACTGGGTGGTTTGGCGGTTTGTTCGGGAAGAAGCAGCAGGACACGGTTGCTGTTGGCGATCGCAAGAAGTCGGAGGTGTTGGAGATGGAGTTGTCAAGGACGGCCGTTCCCTCCTTCGACTACAAGTGA